Within the Salarias fasciatus chromosome 2, fSalaFa1.1, whole genome shotgun sequence genome, the region agagcctcatgggctcttctgattggtcaacgATACCTgaagctgtcgagattccttttcagctcagaacagagacagatggaaatgctgcgccctcacggtagtgcaattatgctacactcctaaaggattatcaatggatactctaacatttaatccaaagaaaacacagaaaaattagcattgactagtaaaatcctgcctacagcagctttaatgtaGAGTAGAaagttactttattgatccctgaCTGGGGAATTCAGGGTTACAGCAGCctcagaaaaaaaccaaaataagtATGAAATATCAAATCAGACCGTCCCAGATCATGAGTAACTGCTGGTTTGACTACATTAAGTGTTAGTTGGATGTACAGACTGAAGGAATACGTCTCATGATGGGACTGGCTCTGAAGAGGTGTTCACTGTGTGTTTAGAAATCTCAGGAAAtggagaaaggaggaagaggtCAGAGTCACTGCTGTCATGATGGAATAGTGTCTCATCATCCACATACGTGCATCTCAGCAGTCGGTCTTCTGGTTTATTGAGTGTTGGTTTGTCTGACTGGACATGCGGTCTGAGCGGCTGTCCTCCCTTTGCAGCGGCAGCCGGCAGCTGTGCAGCCGAGACGTGGCGTCCTACTCCCTGAGGAGCACCGAGGAGGGATACTCCGAGCTGCAGGCGTCCGTccgacagcagagcagcagtgacgCTCTGTGTGTCCAGTCGCAGAACCGTGAGTGTCTCAGAAAGGCAGTCCGTCGAAACCAGGACGACGAGTCCGATGAGAGGGATGTAAAGCTGCTGCGTGTCTCGTCCTCAGGCTTCGACGGGTTGTCCCACTCCTCGCCGGCTATTCCCACCGACAGAAGCTTTGAGGGGCTCTTCCAGCAGTTCACCAGCTTCATGTTTGGCTCAGAGAGCAGCGATCAGGAGTCCCAGGCTTCCCCGGGATACCAGGCCAGTCACCTGCTCacctcgtcctcctgcaggctccgAGGTGGACGCCACTCCTCCTGTCAGTGTTACCTCTGCTGATCACAGATCAGCAGTGTCGATCAGATGGGGCCATTGATGAGTTTTATCATAGGAAGTAATGGACGTTTCTTGAACTGTCCGTGTCCAGACATCTTCTCTCCAGTCCCTCATGTTCCTCACTCCCACAGCTCGTCCAGGTTCCTCCCTGCTGTGGacacttctctctgctctgaagcagcttcctgcgtcagacagtgacatctagtggccacagAGGGTGTATCTAACTAACTAACGAACTCATAACTAGTGATTAGTTAGTTAGCAGAAGCTGACCAGCCAGCCAGACAACTAAACAGTGCAATTTAAGGTATGCAAAGTAGTTTTTagtgtagaaaaataaaatcattataAAGTGTTTTATTGAGTGCAGAATACATTTACTACAAGGTGGAAACATTCCCAGAAGCACCAGAGTTGacagtgctgagtgtgtgttgagtgtgtgttgagtgtgtgttgacagtgctgagtgtgtgctgagtgtgtgctgagtgtgtgttgagtgtgtgttgacagtgctgagtgtgtgttgatagtgctgagtgtgtgttgagtgtgtgttgagtgtgtgctgagtgtgtgctgagtgtgtgctgagtgtgtgctgagtgtgtgttgagtgtgtgttgacagtgctgagtgtgtgttgagtgtgtgttgacagtgctgagtgtgtgttgagtgtgtgttgagtgtgtgttgacagtgctgagtgtgtgttccagctggGGGACGTGATGCTGACAGCAGGCCAGAGTGGACAGACGGGTGTGTTTCTCCTGCCGGCTCCTGGTCTCACTGCTCACTGTGTGGACAGCAGTCCTGCAGGTAAcgggggtccagggtccagggtccagggttcTCTTCCTGTTCCGTGGAGGACAGTTGTTTCTGTTTAAACGGTTTAAGCTGTGTTCGGCTTTGCTTTGTTCTGCGTTTCCAGCTGTGAAGCAGATCATGCAGTGAAGCCGGCCAGCCTGGTTCATTCGTCCTCAGTCCTTTGGATCCAGCTGTTATTAAAGTTCTGTCCTCGCCGCTGGGACTCGCCTCTGGCTGTCAGCCATCCTTGCTTTGTATTTAACATGCTTTATGGCAGCCGCTGTGGcgtgacttcctgttttattagAAAGCGCTCCGGCTGCTCAGACACCTGCAGGCCGTCCAGACCTGGTCCAAAGTGCAGCTCATATAAAAGAGAAGCCAGACTGAGTGACGGCCTCAGAGCCGCTCACACATCCAGGACTCCTAAAGGCAAAGTGAAGCGGAGCGGCTGGTcgtgactgttgttgttgttgtttgtgtccaCAGCGTTCCTGAAGGACCAGAGCAGCGTCTGCTCCCGGCggctggtcctggatcaggacTGCGGCTCTCTGCCTGCTCTCAGCATGGACGCCTACACCAGCATCCGGCTGCTGGCTGTGAGTCCCGCGCTCAGGACCAGATGCTCTCTCAGTTTGATAACTTTAACCCGCAGCAACACACTCAGTCATTCAGCTGCACAGAAGTACAAGGAATTCACTGAAAACTATTGTTTGGaataaaaatgacatgaaatcatTAAATCTGCATGGTATGATGTTAGAAAACAGAACGACATGGAAATCATTCCAGCTTCAAGTTCAAAACAAgatgtgaaatgttgaaacttTAGACTTTTATTGTATTTGAAGCGTCGTCATCAATGTTTTGATGAAATCAGTCAGGAAAATAACAGCTCTGAGACTGGTTGGATACTTCACAGACAGATGTGTAAACGACAGAAGACTGAGTGTCTgtgcttcctgctgtcaggtTGTTCCTCTGGAGGTGTCGTCAGTCGTCCTGCGGTCTACAGACAACACCGAGACGGAGCTGAAGCTCAGCGCAGGACAGACCGTCAGGCCCTCTCTGACTGAGCCCACGCTCTGCGCTAATGTGGTGCTGAAGGTAACGCAGACCCCACAGacccctgatcacatgacgccctgatcacatgacgcagaccccctgatcacatgacgcagaccccacagacccctgatcacatgacgccctgatcacatgacgcagaccccctgatcacatgacgcagaccccacagacccctgatcacatgacgccctgatcacatgacgcagaccccctgatcacatgacgcagaccccacagacccctgatcacatgacgccctgatcacatgacgcagaccccacagaccccctgatcacatgacctcCTGATCACTCGACAGACCGCCTGGTCACATAATGATCCCATTCATTGATGAGTGTAATCTGGATTCAGGAATATGGGttaaaaaactgtgttttgctCTTGAAACGGCCAGAAGAAGAACATATTAGATGAGAGCTGGAGGCTGTGGAGTGAGGCAGTGTATCCTGGAACATGTATGAACCTCCCAGAGTGACGGGTGGAGGTCAGATGTCTCTTGATAGATGGgtgtagttgtgtgtgttgGACCGAGCAGAACGAGCAGAATCAAGTCACAACTCATTTCCATTTGATTCCGCTGGCCGCATCACATCAGCCCCCGCCTCTTCTTGTAGTCCTCCAGGCTGAAGGACCTGCGGGGGGCGCCGCCGCTCACAGGCAGTGGGTTGGAGCTCACAGGCAGCGACTGTGCTCCTGCTGTGGGAACTTGTAGATCGATGCTGAGATCAAAATCATGAGCTTGAAGCCAGTCTTCTGAGAGCTGAGTGGCTGGCGTCTTCTCCTCTGCGTTGGAAGGATCTGCTGCTGCCGAATTGCTCCGGTACTTCTGGTCGAGCTGAGCGAGGATCGCTCCTCGGGCCAACGGATCTCTGGTGTTTGACATCAGGGTGGGCTGGCACTTCCTCCGCGCGAAAGGATTGTATCCTTCAGCCACCAGGGCTTTCTGAGACGCAGTAAGATTCCAGCTTCTGTTCCTCTGGTTGATGGAGCTGATGTAGGAGATGCTCTGAGTCCGTTTTCTGTCCAGAGCAGCTgccctgtcctccagctcctccagctccttctggatGGCCTTCACTCGACCACCATCTCTTCGCTCCTCTGCCACGGCCTTGTCTTTGAGCAGCTGCGTCTTCTTCATGGCGTAATTTGGGGGACCTTTTCGGaacttgtctttttctctgacGATGTCGTCAATGTCTTTGTCGTTAAGCTGGTAGTTGATGGCGTCTTGGATGGACTGCTCCTTCTTTGAGATTTCATCTAGTGTTGGCACCTGCAGGCCAGCACCTGCCATGGCTTCTTTCCACTTTGTGAATTCACCTCCTGTGAACTCCTGATTTGAAACAAACTCCAGCCTGAACACCCGAGCGTCGCCACCGTGCCGTAGGAGTAATCCCTTGTTTGTTCGCGTCGATCCAAGCTGGTAAACCTTCTCCGTTTCTACCACGTCCACAACTTCAGCAACCCTATAAACTGGTGGACTGCTGCTGTTCCCGACCGCTATCCTGACGAAGCAGCCGGTCACGGTGCGAGAGAAGAAGGGCATGTGGCACCAGCGCTCCAGCTTGTGTCTGGACAGGCGGATCTTGTTGAGCTCATCCGGTAGAGAAACAGGCTGAGACTTTGGAGGAGTTTCCTCTTCTTTGTCACTGTCGCACAACGAGCTGTGATCGCTCTGGACCGATGACTTGCTAACCTGCAGAGGCCGACGTTTGGCCCGCAGCCAGACTGTCCTTGACTGTTCTTGGTTGCTCTTGGTCTTCTTCGATCCGTTCGCTGAGCCTGTGGGTGCTGCTGGTCGGCTGACCGGCTCTTTCTGCTCACCAGAGTcaactctcttcctctttgcCGGAGGCATCGACTCGCTGGCTCTGTCTTCAGAGTCGGAGTCGATACTGACTCCACCTTTCCGCTTCTTTCCATTCTCCATGGGTCGCTCAGCTAACCATGGTGGCAGCTCTTGTGGCGGCTGATGGAGGCTTGTTCCTCCTGCTAGCAAGCTACTTGGCTCTGCACTCATGtctgcaaaagaaagaaataccaGTGAGTTTGAACATAGGAAGATCTGCCAACATTTGTCTCTGGTTTCTAAAGCTTCTGCAGGTAATTTGATTAAAGTTCAGTAAACTCAAAGCTCTAAAGAAAAGATGGACTCTTACTGAAACTGCGTCCGTTGTTTCTCCACTCTGTCTGTCTCGTCATGTCCGTGTCTCTCGTCCGCGCTGCTCAAAAATCGAATGTCAAACCTGTGACTTGAGCTGGCCTGTCTGAACTGATGACATCACTCTCTGATGATGACATCACACAGTCCCAGTGGAACACActtgttgtcatggagacggcTCCCGGGTGCAGAGCTCAGTCTGTGTGTAGAACGAGGTTCTAAACTGTGCGTTAAGAAGGAACTTCAGAAAGTGTGTCAGATCAAACAAATGGAGAATGACTGGACTGACTGGAGCGTTTCtctgggaaaagagaaagagtgtCCGATCACTCCACAGGGAGTGATCGGACACTACGTTTTGGGTTCCAGCGTTCTCTAGCCACGATTCAGGcctgcaagtttttttttttttttttaattaattaacgACTTTAAAAAGGGGGTGCCGGCTTTATTTTGGTAAAATATTTGAAGACTGTGAAACTGAGACACTGATTGTGTGAAATATTGTATTTGCTGAAGAAAAAGATTGATTTTTGAACTGTTGTTTACCTTTGTGTTAACTTTCCCACTACAAGGGTACTCATAGCACCTGTTTTAACAtagtctgtttttgtttacaattattttatttcattaaattggAAATTTGCTATTTTGATAAAAaggtttctgttgtgtttcaaagaaaaagtcCCATTCATCCAGTTAATTGTATTGTCCTTAGTAACTGCTTTGGTCCCAGTTTTAAGTTAAAGGCGTTTTATTGACCTAATGATCTCATCCAAAATATCACACCATATATGAGAGTTTAACAGAAATGAACCAAGGGCCCTTTCTCAAAAAGTAGGATTGGAGGGGCTTCACAGTTATTGATCCTTCCTGACCTCTCATCATCACGGCAAAAAAGAGGAACGCCTGTCAGCAGGTTGAAACAAACCACTAAATATGATTTAGTCAAGACATGATGGGAAAACCCAACTAAAGGAGGAATTGTGCCTGGGATCAGGTAACCGCCACGGTTCATTTAAAAGACATCTTGTGGTGCaaataggaaaataaataaataaagaatatcAATAAAAACCAAGCggtctctggtcctcctcctgctccatccATGAGGGGCGGCTGATGATATGAATCCACATCGACACATGAACTCTGTCACCAGATGTGTTTGGAAGCTTCAGACCTCGCCGGCTGCTTCTCCTGAGCTCTGTCCTGTGCAGCTTGATGCCGTTTCCAGCCGCTTTAACAGCAGACGGAGCTTCCTCTGCTCCCCGGAGGACACAGCGTCTGCAGGAAACAGGACGGGATTCTCAGGACCTCGGACCAGGGTTTGGAAAACCTCTCAATTCATGGATCTGCTGATGGCAGGGAGCTTTTAGCTACAAGCGAGGCGTCGTCGCTGTTTGAACACTGACAGCCAGACACGGTCCGGTGTCTGGGAGCCGCAGGCTGGACCACATCAAGTCCAGagtcaggaccaggagcaggaccaggaccaggaccagaaccaggagccgAACCAAGTTCTCATttcatctggtttttttttcttaatttagcAGGTGTTATCTTATTTTATCAGCTTTCTTTGACTGTTATCAGCTGTTTAATCCAGATAGCCAtgagtctaacccaccacaagacaacaaggtgaccgagtccacatgcagaatatgaggAGTGTATAAACttcgggggtggagaacattacaataaaattataatgcaggcgactggtttgatcatgcggcgttcgcggatcacatgccggtcacatgatctggtcacatgaccagacagccgctcgcgctgtgcgctcgtagctaagctactcggttcaaacaggacgtcaaccatgaagctccaggtccattctccacctctaacctgtcagtcaccataaccacacagtttgtcctccagtcccctgcctgctacgtgaggagaagcggcgctgccggcacgaaaaaaactgcaaatcgtcgcggcgcagccggcatcgctgcactacgattcccagaatgccttgggaccggtcacatgaccagacagccgctaagcgctgcgcgcttgtagctaagctactcggacgtcaaacatgaagctcccaggtacattatccaccatcgtgattaaaaaaaaaagaaagccgcttttggccgagttggtaagcagcttacagtcaagtccgcaccgaccaactcggccactcgagagcccccccgcccgcgaggccgacttggcgagatgccgacttggcgagatgccgacttggcttgatgccgagttgactgtatcccggggcggtgccgagttggccggggccgacttggagtggtgccgacctgactgtaaaccgcGAGTGATAACCGGCAACAACAGGTCATACAATACGACTGACAAAAGGTTTGGCTCTTTAAAACTTTGTTGTGAATGCTGTTCAACGTCGTTCTCAAGAATCGCTCCCgagtttttaacatctgctgttaaacGCAGCGACCAAGTCCACGAAAGGAAATctgtcaccagttaacagggaaaccagctAATCCAAAACACCTGCTCCGCTTCACCTCATGCTCTAACAGCTCACTTTGTGTTAATGTGTTTATGTGCAGATGAGAGAAGCACATTACATTTCCGTTGAGTAAATTCCATCAATatagtttctgttttttattttgaaatacatcCCAAAGCAAACGGGAAATGCAAACAAACCCAACACATCGTCCTGGCTTTAAAACCTTCAGTTCAGTCTGTTACCATAATATTCTTTGTGGATTACATTTGTACTGGTCTCACCACCTGATAGGTTACCCAGTCAGTTAAACACAGGGCTCAATAACGCCAGGGAAGCCGGGGCTTGTATTGATGATTTACTGAACCTCAGTGTGAAACTGTAACAAATAAAGGCACATATACAATACATCAGGCGAGTACATACTttgtaaatacagtaaataataagttttttctcatttacagtTAATCATGACAGGTAAGTAATTATGAAGTACAGATATGCATAAAAATACACAGCCACAGACAGTCTTCACAACATCTGACTTAGTGAACAACTTAATAACTAAACAATTTAATAACTATCAGTTAAACTTCACAAATAATGTATTCTCAATATTAATATAAACCTTCCGAACATATATACTTACAAACCATGAAGGTcgacagagaaaggaaaaacacaaaaacgcttCCTCCCCAGCATAGCTGTCAAATTGGTCTCCTAGTTACCGTCACTTCCGCTCTCAACGACGTACTGGAGTGACGTAATGCTGGGACCAAAGAAGCGACCCCACCGCCCaactgccagcagggggcgccaaaCAATATACAGAGAACACAATGAAATCATAAGCAGCGGTCCATATGGGGTCCATAACACTCCCCGTCTGGGGTCTTTCATGACTCCACATAAATGTCATTCTTCACTTAGAGTTCtcagaagacagaagaagaaccacTTCAGTAACAGGTCGACAGAATACTGTATGAGCTCCATCTCTGAAGACTCTAATTTCCACTTTTCTGACCTTTCCGTCTTGACTTGGAATGGCTTTCACAATGATAGCCATTGGCCACTCATTCCTTTTGGCCCGATTGTCTTTCATCAGGACAATGTCTCCTTCTTTGAGATTTGGCCTGTTGTCTTGCCATTTGGATCGGCACTGGAGAGAGCTCAGATATTCCCGACGCCACCGGTTCCAAAATGTCTCTGCCAGGCTTTGGACATGTTTCCATTGTCCTTTGAGAAGTTCCGCTTTCCCAAAATctccaggaggagagggagggatgcTGGTTTTCTGGGTTAAGAGCACAGCTGGGGTCAGAATAAGTGGTGCTTCTGGGTCTGACGACACAGGAATCAGGGGTCTTGAATTAGTCACAGCTTAGATCTCAGCCATGAACGTTGTCAGCACCTCGTGAGTGAGACGAGATGATCCATTTTGGAGGAGCATACAGTCTAGGATGTGACGGGCAATCCCAATCATTCGCTCCCACGCTCCGCCCATATGGGATGAATGGGGCGGATTGAAAACccatctgcactgctgttctttaaggtaCTTCTCAACAGTCACTGAAGTTGAATTCGAGGTATCCATTCTCAGCTCATTGCAAGCACCAATGAAATTAGTTCCGCAATCGGAGTAGATCTGCTTTGCTGGGCCTCGGATAGCAAAGAATCTTCTCAGAGCATTTATGAAGCTACTAGCACTCATGCTCTCGACAACCTCTATGTGTACTGCTCTTGTGCACATGCAACAGAACAGTGCAGCCCATCGTTTACTACTGGCGTGACCTCCTCTGGTACGGCGTGAGACCACCTCCCATGGCCCGAAGATGTCAACGCCCACATAGGTAAAGGGTGGTGCTGTTTGAAGCCGCTCTCCTGGCAGATCTGCCATTTGCTGGTGTTCTGTCTTACCACGAAGCTTTCTGCATGTGACGCATTTGAAGAGGAGGCTTGCAATACACCTTTTAGCGCCAATAATCCAGAACCCTGCAGCACGGATGGCACCCTCTGTGAAATGCCTGCCTTGGTGCTTCACGGCTTCGTGGTGATGACGTACAAGGAGAGTAGCCACATGATGCCGACCAGGAATGAGGATTGGGTTGGTTTCATCTCTCCCAAGGTTGGACTGCGTAATACGGCCTCCCACTCTCAGCAACCCACTACTATCAACGATGGGGCGTAGCTTCCTTAGATTGCTTTGGGAAGGGAGATTTTGGCCTTTTGTAATGCAGCACAGTTCTTTCAAAAAGCACTCATGTTGTACACTTTTGATCACAAGGATTTTGGCTTTCTCCTGCTCTTCTTCGGTGGGGCCTGTACTACAGATATGCCATCCATGGCAAGTATTGTCTGGTGTAGGTTGAGTGAAGGAGTGAGCGACATGGATTAGGTGTGCAACTGCAGTTATGAGTTTGCTCCAAGTAGAGAAACGTTCAAACCTTTCAGTGCTCATTGGTTGCTTCGAAACTTCGGTGCTGCTTGCTGTGATCAATGGACGTATCTCAGCGTCGGTGAGAGGGTTGATGAGGTTGAAggtttcttcatgtttgaagAGGTGTTGGGATGGGTTCTGAAGGAATGCTGGTCCAGACAACCAATTTGTGGTGCCAAGTGAGGCTGCGGAAACTGATCTGGAGCCATGGTCAGCTGCATTGCGCTCAGTGGGAACATATCGCCACTGGTCAGGGGATGAGGACTGTCTGATACGCTGCACCCGGTTATTCACATAGACATAAAACCGCCTTTCTTGGTTGTGAATATACCCCAACACCACCTTGCTGTCAGTGTAGTAACTGATACGGTCAAACTTCAAGTCCATTTCCTCCACTACCAGCTCTGCAACCTGGACTGCTAGAACTGCTGCACATAGCTCCAATCTAGGAACCGTGATCTCTGGCAGTGGTGCTAATCGAGCTTTCCCAAAGACAAAGCTGACTTCACATCTCCCATCTTTAGCGGTGCGCTTTAAATAAGCCACCGCTGAAATTGCTTGCACAGAGGCATCAGAGAAGACACAGAGTTCTTTGTCTTGAGCGTCGGAGGGTGAGAATGATGAGTAAGGTC harbors:
- the LOC115397085 gene encoding tectonic-1-like, whose translation is MPSSPPARFEQLTVDRYCPCDALGDVCDINCCCDRDCSSEDVSLFSSCSVQTVSGSRQLCSRDVASYSLRSTEEGYSELQASVRQQSSSDALCVQSQNRFDGLSHSSPAIPTDRSFEGLFQQFTSFMFGSESSDQESQASPGYQLGDVMLTAGQSGQTGVFLLPAPGLTAHCVDSSPAAFLKDQSSVCSRRLVLDQDCGSLPALSMDAYTSIRLLAVSPALRTRCSLNNTETELKLSAGQTVRPSLTEPTLCANVVLKVTQTPQTPDHMTP